The following proteins are encoded in a genomic region of Bradyrhizobium sp. SK17:
- a CDS encoding GlxA family transcriptional regulator, producing the protein MIGILIFPGFQLLDATGPIAVFEFAARFASKTSEVRMLAINAGPVPSSAGVEVLASSLASSNSLSTLVVAGGHGVHSAIECRETISFVRQLAQQGVRLASVCSGAYILAEAGLLDGRQATTHWGRARDFISRYPKVKLDPDRIFLRDGDIWTSAGITAGIDLALAMVAEDHGDVIARDTARQLVLYHRRGGGQSQFSSLLELQTPTGRFSALLSWAREHLDQPLTVEILAEQAGLSSRHFARVFTAETGSTPSKAIERLRLEAARERVLSQGELIDRVAARTGFQDPDRMRRAFIRAFGRSPQSLRRASRGI; encoded by the coding sequence ATGATAGGCATCTTGATCTTTCCCGGCTTTCAATTGCTGGATGCGACCGGCCCAATCGCGGTTTTCGAGTTTGCTGCCCGGTTCGCATCAAAGACCTCCGAGGTTCGGATGCTCGCCATCAACGCCGGGCCCGTGCCGAGCTCGGCAGGCGTCGAAGTGCTTGCATCGAGCCTCGCTTCGTCGAATTCGCTCTCGACTCTCGTCGTGGCGGGCGGCCACGGCGTGCATTCGGCTATCGAATGCAGAGAGACGATCTCCTTTGTGCGTCAGCTGGCCCAGCAAGGCGTGAGGTTGGCTAGCGTTTGTTCTGGCGCTTATATCCTTGCCGAAGCAGGCTTGCTGGACGGACGGCAAGCAACCACACATTGGGGGCGCGCGCGGGATTTCATTTCGCGTTATCCCAAAGTGAAGCTGGATCCCGACCGCATCTTCCTCCGCGACGGCGACATCTGGACCTCCGCCGGCATCACGGCAGGAATTGATCTGGCGCTTGCCATGGTTGCCGAAGACCACGGCGACGTGATCGCTCGGGACACCGCGCGCCAGCTTGTGCTTTACCATCGACGCGGCGGCGGCCAGTCGCAATTTTCGTCCCTGCTGGAGTTGCAGACGCCGACCGGTCGTTTCAGCGCCTTGCTGTCGTGGGCGCGCGAACATCTCGATCAACCGCTGACGGTCGAGATCCTTGCTGAGCAAGCGGGCCTCAGTTCTCGCCACTTCGCGAGAGTCTTCACCGCCGAGACCGGATCGACACCGTCGAAGGCCATCGAAAGGCTGCGGCTCGAAGCGGCGCGTGAGCGGGTTTTGTCCCAGGGGGAGCTGATTGATCGCGTCGCTGCCAGGACCGGTTTCCAGGATCCAGACAGGATGCGGCGCGCTTTCATCCGCGCCTTTGGCCGGTCGCCTCAATCGCTTCGCAGAGCTTCGCGCGGTATCTGA
- a CDS encoding LysE family translocator: MSIYVTELATLMAIFSFVIVSPGADLAMVLRQSVVHGRRAAIVTSFGLGISLLFHISYTILGLGMIISKSILLFNIVKWCGVAYLVYIGIKALRAGSLTTEKTPPQDRAFGPEQKPVAEQGLIKAFVLGFATNALNPKPVFFFLSVFATVVSVHTPAMVRFGYGLVMASCLILWFVGVSYFMTTPRVRAAFARASKWIDRVSGVVFIALGLRLATEKAG, translated from the coding sequence ATGAGCATCTACGTGACGGAACTCGCGACCCTGATGGCGATCTTTTCCTTTGTGATCGTCTCGCCCGGTGCCGATCTTGCGATGGTCCTGCGTCAGTCGGTGGTGCACGGTCGCAGAGCGGCCATCGTCACGTCGTTCGGGCTGGGCATCTCGCTGCTGTTCCACATCAGCTACACGATCCTTGGCCTCGGGATGATCATCTCGAAGTCGATCCTGCTGTTCAATATCGTCAAATGGTGCGGCGTCGCCTATCTCGTCTATATCGGGATCAAGGCGCTGCGCGCGGGCTCGCTCACCACGGAGAAGACCCCGCCGCAGGACCGCGCGTTTGGTCCTGAGCAGAAGCCCGTCGCCGAACAGGGGCTGATCAAGGCTTTTGTCCTCGGCTTCGCCACCAACGCGCTCAATCCCAAGCCGGTGTTCTTCTTCCTTTCGGTGTTCGCCACCGTCGTCAGCGTCCACACGCCGGCCATGGTCCGGTTTGGCTACGGCTTGGTGATGGCGAGTTGCCTGATCCTCTGGTTCGTCGGCGTCAGCTATTTCATGACGACGCCACGGGTGCGCGCGGCGTTTGCGCGTGCAAGCAAATGGATCGACCGCGTGAGCGGTGTTGTTTTCATTGCCCTGGGGCTGCGGCTGGCAACCGAAAAGGCCGGCTGA
- the fdxA gene encoding ferredoxin FdxA — protein MTYVVTEACIKCKYTDCVEVCPVDCFYEGENMLVIHPDECIDCGVCEPECPADAIKPDTEPGLEKWLEVNRDYAKSWPNITQKKDSPEDAKEWEGKEGKFEKYFSPNPGSGD, from the coding sequence ATGACCTACGTCGTCACTGAAGCCTGCATCAAGTGCAAATATACCGACTGCGTCGAGGTCTGCCCCGTCGATTGCTTCTACGAGGGCGAGAACATGCTGGTCATCCATCCCGACGAATGCATCGATTGCGGCGTGTGCGAGCCTGAATGCCCGGCCGACGCGATCAAGCCGGACACCGAGCCGGGGCTGGAAAAGTGGCTCGAGGTCAACCGCGACTACGCCAAGAGCTGGCCGAACATCACCCAGAAGAAGGACTCGCCCGAAGACGCCAAGGAGTGGGAAGGCAAGGAAGGCAAGTTCGAGAAATATTTTTCTCCGAATCCGGGCAGTGGCGACTGA
- a CDS encoding RNA-binding S4 domain-containing protein has translation MDRQRLDKWLWHARVVKARTSAAELVASGHVRINGTREKSPGHAVKAGDVVTIALDNSVRVLKVIGFAERRGDATAARVLYEDVQAGNLQAGKE, from the coding sequence TTGGATCGACAGCGCCTCGACAAATGGTTGTGGCACGCGCGGGTGGTGAAGGCCCGCACCAGCGCGGCTGAGCTCGTCGCGTCAGGTCATGTCCGCATCAACGGCACGCGCGAGAAATCGCCGGGCCATGCGGTGAAGGCCGGCGACGTCGTCACCATAGCGCTCGACAACAGTGTCCGCGTGCTGAAGGTGATCGGCTTCGCCGAACGGCGTGGCGACGCGACCGCGGCGCGCGTGCTGTATGAGGATGTGCAGGCCGGCAATTTGCAAGCCGGTAAGGAGTAG
- a CDS encoding helicase-related protein has product MVFSTSFGNDRVPGAGVTAVLGPTNTGKTHLAIERMLAHSSGLIGLPLRLLAREVYNKIADRAGVDNVALVTGEEKIKPKAPRFWVSTVEAMPRDLDVSFLAVDEIQIAADLERGHVFTDRILNRRGRDETLLLGAATMRPIIERLLPGASIITRPRLSQLEFAGDRKITRQPRRTAIVAFSADEVYAIAELIRRQHGGAAVVLGSLSPRTRNAQVAMFQNGDVDYLVATDAVGMGLNLDVDHVAFASDRKYDGYQFRRLTPAEFAQIAGRAGRATRNGTFGTTGRCAPFEPELVNALQNHTFDSVKMLQWRNAKLDFSSLGALQVSLALSPNHEALTRAPVAEDMRVLEHVARDAEVREWAHGPKAVERLWEACQVPDYRKLSPAAHAELVTTLYGFLMQKGRIPDAWFAAQVDQANRTDGDIDTLSGRIAQIRTWTFVANRPDWLYDPDHWQGITRDLENKLSDALHERLTERFVDRRTSVLMRRLRENSVLNTEIGKTGEVIVEGHVIGRLDGFTFAPDAAEAGSDAKALQAAAQQVLAREIDARAEKLGAAPDEQFVLTSDGTIRWTGDAVAKLVAADDALHPRLRIISDERLTGASREAVQTRLDLWLKTHVEKLLGPLFELSKAEDLQGIARGIAFQLVEALGVLERTRIAAEMKDLDQPSRAALRKYGVRFGAYHIYFPQLLKPAARSLASLLWAEKQSNVDMAALSNVQHLASSGRTSFPVDKALPRDGYRVLGYRQCGERAVRVDILERLADLIRPALAWRETSPGEKPAGAFDGRGFVVTQAMTSLTGSAGEDFASILRALGYRMDRRPPLPPKPVEAAPAEATETVTTETPAAEASVEAGSDATVDAPAEAAAEVTADAPEAVTDQVVSGDPAPSAALLPDVGFAEVVSSEATPVVIETKVEAAAEPAAVAEQPVAEASAAEAAPAVEEPAPAVEAVAETPAEATAEAPAETAGTEAATTEAAAAPAETPAEPQLVEVWRPGGRSDERRPHHHRGQDRNRGRHQGKPGEGAQAAEGGAEGEAKREQHRRPRRHQDFRAPRPGAPADPSAAPADGAQARDNRQDHRDDKGQRRERFEGQRSEGKGRDRDNNERRRDNKFGGGDRKGERGDRDRGGRDFGKGGGRDKRDGGPSHRPYASSAPRERDRPIDPNSPFAKLAALKEQLAGRKE; this is encoded by the coding sequence ATGGTTTTCTCAACTTCGTTCGGAAATGACCGCGTGCCCGGGGCTGGTGTCACCGCGGTGCTGGGGCCGACCAACACCGGCAAGACGCATCTGGCGATCGAGCGCATGCTGGCGCATTCGTCGGGGCTGATCGGGCTGCCGCTGCGGCTCCTGGCACGCGAGGTCTACAACAAGATCGCGGACCGTGCCGGCGTCGACAATGTCGCGCTGGTCACCGGCGAGGAGAAGATCAAGCCGAAGGCGCCGCGCTTCTGGGTCTCGACTGTCGAGGCGATGCCGCGCGATCTCGACGTGTCGTTCCTCGCCGTCGACGAGATCCAGATCGCCGCGGATCTGGAGCGCGGGCATGTCTTCACCGATCGCATCCTGAACCGCCGCGGCCGCGACGAGACGCTGCTGCTGGGGGCTGCGACGATGCGTCCGATCATCGAGCGGCTGCTGCCTGGCGCATCGATCATCACGCGACCCAGATTGTCGCAGCTCGAATTCGCCGGCGACCGCAAGATCACGCGGCAGCCGCGACGAACTGCGATCGTGGCGTTCTCCGCCGATGAAGTCTACGCGATCGCCGAATTGATCCGCCGCCAGCATGGCGGCGCAGCCGTGGTGCTGGGCTCGCTCAGCCCACGCACGCGCAACGCGCAGGTCGCGATGTTCCAGAACGGCGATGTCGACTATCTCGTCGCCACCGACGCGGTCGGCATGGGGCTCAATCTCGACGTCGATCACGTCGCCTTCGCTTCCGATCGCAAGTATGACGGCTATCAGTTCCGCCGCCTGACCCCGGCCGAATTCGCCCAGATCGCGGGCCGCGCCGGCCGCGCCACGCGCAACGGCACCTTCGGTACCACCGGCCGCTGCGCGCCGTTCGAGCCCGAGCTCGTCAATGCGTTGCAGAACCACACTTTCGACAGCGTGAAAATGCTGCAATGGCGCAACGCCAAGCTGGATTTCTCCTCGCTCGGTGCGTTGCAGGTGTCGCTGGCGCTGTCGCCCAATCATGAGGCACTGACGCGGGCCCCGGTCGCCGAGGATATGCGCGTGCTCGAGCATGTCGCACGCGACGCCGAGGTGCGCGAATGGGCGCATGGGCCCAAGGCCGTGGAGCGGCTGTGGGAGGCCTGCCAGGTTCCTGATTACCGAAAGCTGTCGCCGGCCGCCCATGCCGAACTCGTGACCACGCTGTACGGCTTCCTGATGCAAAAGGGGCGTATCCCTGACGCATGGTTTGCCGCCCAGGTCGACCAGGCCAACCGGACCGACGGCGATATCGACACGCTATCGGGCCGGATCGCGCAGATCCGGACCTGGACCTTTGTTGCCAACCGGCCGGACTGGCTCTACGACCCGGACCATTGGCAGGGCATCACGCGCGACCTCGAAAATAAATTATCCGATGCGCTGCATGAACGGCTCACGGAGCGTTTCGTTGACAGGCGGACCAGTGTATTGATGCGCCGCCTGCGGGAGAACTCAGTTTTGAATACGGAAATTGGCAAGACCGGTGAAGTGATCGTGGAAGGCCACGTGATCGGCCGGCTCGATGGTTTCACCTTCGCACCCGATGCGGCCGAGGCCGGCAGCGACGCCAAGGCGCTGCAAGCCGCCGCCCAGCAGGTGCTGGCGCGCGAGATCGATGCACGCGCCGAGAAGCTGGGTGCGGCCCCCGACGAACAGTTCGTGCTGACCTCCGACGGCACCATCCGCTGGACCGGCGACGCGGTCGCCAAGCTGGTCGCGGCCGACGACGCGCTGCATCCGCGGCTGCGCATCATCTCCGACGAGCGGCTGACCGGGGCCTCGCGCGAGGCGGTTCAGACCAGGCTCGATCTCTGGCTCAAGACCCATGTCGAGAAGCTGCTCGGGCCGCTGTTCGAGCTGTCCAAGGCCGAGGATCTCCAGGGCATCGCCCGCGGCATCGCCTTCCAGTTGGTCGAGGCGCTCGGCGTGCTGGAGCGCACCAGGATCGCGGCCGAGATGAAGGATCTCGACCAGCCGTCGCGCGCGGCGCTGCGCAAATACGGCGTGCGGTTCGGCGCCTACCACATCTATTTCCCGCAGCTTCTGAAGCCAGCGGCACGCTCGCTGGCCTCGCTGTTGTGGGCCGAGAAGCAGAGCAATGTCGACATGGCGGCGCTATCCAATGTGCAGCATCTCGCCTCCAGCGGCCGCACCTCATTCCCGGTCGACAAGGCCCTGCCGCGCGATGGCTATCGCGTGCTCGGCTATCGCCAGTGCGGCGAGCGCGCGGTGCGCGTCGACATCCTGGAGCGGCTTGCCGACCTGATCCGCCCGGCGCTGGCCTGGCGCGAGACCTCGCCGGGCGAGAAGCCCGCCGGTGCATTCGACGGCCGCGGCTTTGTCGTGACCCAGGCGATGACCTCGCTGACCGGCTCCGCCGGTGAGGATTTCGCCTCGATCCTGCGCGCGCTCGGCTACCGCATGGACCGCCGTCCGCCGCTGCCGCCGAAGCCTGTCGAGGCTGCCCCGGCTGAGGCCACCGAGACCGTGACCACCGAGACGCCGGCCGCCGAGGCGTCCGTCGAGGCAGGCTCCGATGCCACTGTCGATGCGCCAGCTGAGGCCGCTGCCGAGGTCACGGCCGATGCGCCGGAGGCTGTGACCGATCAGGTCGTGTCCGGCGATCCCGCGCCGTCGGCCGCGCTGCTGCCCGATGTCGGCTTCGCCGAGGTCGTCTCCAGCGAGGCGACGCCGGTCGTGATCGAGACCAAGGTGGAGGCCGCCGCGGAGCCCGCTGCTGTTGCCGAACAGCCGGTTGCCGAGGCGTCCGCTGCCGAGGCCGCGCCTGCGGTGGAAGAGCCCGCCCCTGCGGTGGAGGCGGTCGCGGAGACGCCGGCCGAGGCCACTGCTGAGGCTCCTGCTGAGACCGCGGGTACCGAGGCGGCGACCACTGAGGCCGCTGCTGCGCCGGCGGAGACGCCGGCCGAGCCGCAACTGGTCGAGGTCTGGCGTCCCGGCGGCCGCTCAGACGAGCGCCGTCCGCATCACCATCGCGGCCAGGATCGCAACCGCGGCCGTCACCAGGGCAAGCCGGGTGAGGGCGCGCAAGCGGCCGAAGGCGGGGCCGAAGGGGAAGCCAAGCGCGAGCAGCATCGCCGTCCGCGCCGTCACCAGGATTTCCGTGCGCCGCGTCCCGGTGCGCCGGCCGATCCGTCTGCGGCGCCCGCCGACGGCGCGCAGGCCCGCGACAACCGCCAGGATCATCGTGACGATAAGGGCCAGCGTCGCGAGCGCTTCGAGGGCCAGCGCTCTGAAGGCAAAGGCCGCGATCGCGACAACAATGAGCGTCGCCGCGACAACAAGTTCGGTGGTGGCGATCGCAAGGGCGAGCGCGGGGATCGCGATCGCGGCGGCCGCGACTTCGGCAAGGGCGGCGGTCGCGACAAGCGCGACGGCGGTCCTTCGCATCGGCCCTACGCCTCGAGCGCGCCGCGCGAGCGCGACCGTCCGATCGATCCGAATTCGCCATTCGCCAAGCTCGCGGCGCTGAAAGAGCAGCTCGCAGGGCGCAAGGAATAG
- the rpmB gene encoding 50S ribosomal protein L28 — protein sequence MSRRCELTAKGPQTGHKVSHSNIKTKRRFLPNLANVTFISDALGRNVRLRVSTNALKSVDHNGGLDAYLLKAKADVLSPRALDLKRAIEKKVGKQAPVKKAS from the coding sequence ATGTCCCGGCGCTGCGAACTGACGGCCAAGGGCCCCCAGACGGGCCACAAGGTGAGCCACTCCAACATCAAGACCAAGCGGCGCTTCCTGCCGAACCTGGCCAACGTGACCTTCATCTCGGATGCGCTCGGCCGCAACGTGCGCCTGCGCGTCTCGACCAACGCGCTGAAGAGCGTCGACCACAATGGCGGCCTCGATGCCTACCTGCTCAAGGCCAAGGCCGACGTGCTCTCGCCCCGCGCCCTCGACCTGAAGCGCGCGATCGAGAAGAAGGTCGGCAAGCAGGCCCCGGTGAAGAAGGCGAGCTGA
- a CDS encoding ABC transporter substrate-binding protein, whose translation MIWKAITALAALALATQAHAAEKKYGTGASDTEIKLGQTSPFSGAASAYSVIAKTQAAYFKMINDQGGVNGRKINLITLDDGYSPPKTVEQTRKLVEQEEVAAILNPLGTPTGLAVRKYLNDKKVPQLFVGAGATLWGDYQHYPWSIGFQPSYQAETAVYAKYVLTNKPDAKIALFYQNDDAGKDYGNGFKKGLGPENTAKMVVAETTYESTDPTVDSQIVKLKASGANVLFMHAIPKQAAQAIKKIGEIGWKPDMFFLAATSTSVSSVLKPAGFEYSKDIISSYSLKDPNDPQWKDDKDVIAWKEFMTKYFPDGNLQDQLIVYGYVVAEATVQVLKQCGDDLTHENIMKQAANLDIALPMFLPGIKVKTSPTDYFPVEAMRLQKFNGETWQLFGDTIGND comes from the coding sequence ATGATCTGGAAGGCCATCACGGCACTGGCAGCGCTTGCGCTCGCGACACAGGCGCATGCCGCCGAGAAGAAATACGGCACCGGCGCCAGCGACACCGAGATCAAGCTCGGACAGACCTCGCCATTCTCCGGCGCGGCATCGGCCTACAGCGTGATCGCGAAGACCCAGGCCGCCTACTTCAAGATGATCAACGACCAGGGCGGCGTGAACGGCCGCAAGATCAATCTGATCACGCTCGACGACGGCTATTCGCCGCCGAAGACGGTGGAGCAGACCCGCAAGCTGGTGGAGCAGGAGGAGGTCGCCGCGATCCTCAATCCGCTGGGCACGCCGACCGGGCTTGCGGTGCGCAAATATCTCAACGACAAGAAAGTGCCGCAGCTGTTCGTCGGCGCCGGCGCCACGCTGTGGGGCGACTATCAGCATTATCCGTGGTCGATCGGCTTCCAGCCGTCGTACCAGGCCGAGACCGCGGTCTATGCCAAATACGTGCTGACCAACAAGCCGGACGCCAAGATCGCGCTGTTCTACCAGAACGACGATGCCGGCAAGGATTACGGCAACGGCTTCAAGAAGGGGCTGGGGCCTGAGAACACCGCGAAGATGGTGGTGGCGGAGACGACCTATGAATCGACCGATCCCACGGTCGACAGCCAGATCGTGAAGCTGAAGGCCTCCGGCGCCAACGTGCTGTTCATGCACGCGATCCCCAAGCAGGCGGCGCAGGCGATCAAGAAGATCGGCGAGATCGGCTGGAAGCCCGACATGTTCTTCCTCGCCGCGACCTCGACCTCGGTGTCCTCGGTGCTGAAGCCGGCCGGCTTCGAGTATTCCAAGGACATCATCTCGTCCTACTCGCTGAAGGATCCGAACGATCCGCAGTGGAAGGACGATAAAGACGTCATCGCCTGGAAGGAGTTCATGACGAAGTATTTTCCGGACGGCAATTTGCAGGACCAGCTGATCGTCTACGGCTATGTGGTGGCGGAGGCGACGGTGCAGGTGCTCAAGCAATGCGGCGACGACCTCACCCATGAGAACATCATGAAGCAGGCCGCCAATCTCGACATCGCGCTGCCGATGTTCCTGCCCGGCATCAAGGTGAAGACCTCGCCGACCGATTACTTCCCGGTGGAGGCGATGCGGCTGCAGAAGTTCAACGGCGAGACCTGGCAGCTGTTCGGCGACACCATCGGGAACGATTGA
- a CDS encoding alpha/beta hydrolase — protein sequence MPLPLDAIIANIIPLLPLRDPTTMTPQSARDSLRALADARAAVPPPPVDVASNIEVQGAGGKLAARLYRNGRGTAPTVIFFHGGGWVAGDLETHDRQARNLAIETGAVVISVDYRRPPETRFPGAFEDAFAAVRDVVARITEFGGDLSRVGVAGDSAGGNLAATSALACRDAGIALAGQLLVYPVTDVVGSFADPAENAKFPSRAENAEGYFLSRAVMEWFCGHYLANSAQGTDWRVSPLRASSLKGTAPAVVTTAWFDPLRDEGHAYARALQAAGVPVTYHTGEGLIHGYFGLGDASEAARAEAQRARADFRLLLEKGV from the coding sequence ATGCCGCTCCCGCTCGATGCCATCATCGCCAACATCATTCCGCTGCTGCCGCTGCGCGATCCCACCACCATGACGCCGCAGAGCGCGCGCGATTCGCTGCGTGCCTTGGCCGATGCCCGCGCCGCGGTGCCGCCGCCGCCGGTCGATGTTGCCAGCAATATCGAGGTGCAGGGCGCCGGCGGCAAGCTCGCCGCGCGGCTCTATCGCAACGGCCGCGGCACGGCGCCGACCGTGATCTTCTTCCACGGCGGCGGCTGGGTCGCCGGCGATCTCGAGACCCATGACCGCCAGGCCCGTAACCTCGCGATCGAGACCGGCGCAGTGGTGATCTCGGTCGATTACCGCCGTCCGCCGGAGACGCGCTTTCCCGGCGCGTTCGAGGATGCCTTCGCCGCGGTCCGCGACGTGGTGGCGCGGATCACGGAATTCGGCGGCGATCTCTCCCGCGTCGGCGTCGCCGGCGATTCCGCGGGCGGCAATCTCGCCGCGACCTCGGCGCTGGCCTGCCGCGATGCCGGCATCGCGCTTGCCGGGCAGCTTCTCGTCTATCCCGTCACCGACGTGGTCGGCAGTTTCGCCGATCCGGCGGAGAACGCGAAATTCCCGTCGCGCGCGGAGAATGCCGAGGGCTATTTCCTGTCCCGCGCGGTGATGGAATGGTTCTGCGGACATTATCTCGCAAACTCCGCGCAAGGCACCGACTGGCGCGTCTCGCCGCTGCGTGCGTCGAGCCTCAAGGGGACCGCGCCGGCGGTCGTCACCACCGCCTGGTTCGACCCGCTGCGCGACGAGGGCCATGCCTATGCCAGGGCGTTGCAGGCGGCCGGCGTGCCGGTGACCTATCACACCGGCGAGGGCCTGATTCACGGCTATTTCGGTCTCGGCGACGCCTCGGAGGCCGCACGCGCCGAAGCGCAGCGCGCGCGGGCGGACTTTCGGCTGTTGTTGGAGAAGGGGGTGTAG
- a CDS encoding NAD(P)-binding domain-containing protein, whose product MLDRLNPATEDRPEFVAERWIAALDAALADRSRETVAGLFAPESHWRNIFGISWHFATFSGQQSVVSELLARAAAVNARGFRLDDRALIPRRAVVAGREVIEAVFAFETSNGPGTGALRLLPGANGNSAAWTFSSMLDFDRICDARAGQAAEQSHARDFAAPDWLEQRQASRAYADREPDVLIVGGGHAGIAAAVECKRIGLDALIVDRERRIGDNWRLRYRGLKLHNKTPVNLFRYLPFPLSFPDYIPKDKIANWLESYVDIMELDFWTETSFEAARYDEATQRWTVTLQRGDGPRTLHPKHIVLATSVSGTPNIPTIPGIERFDGKVLHSSQFAAGREWAGRSVVVFGTGTSAHDICQELHAAGADVTMVQRSPTMVVNVEPAQLYDKTYLGDGPPIEVRDILNSGVPLPVMKIAHKIITDEVKRLDVPLLSRLERAGFRLEFGEDGTGWPLKFRSRGGGYYFNVGCSELIADGKIRLVQAADIAGFTADGLALNDGTLLAAELLVLATGYKGPDHLVGKLFGDDVAARVGRVWGFDEATQELRNMWTRTGQPGLWFTGGAFSQARIFSRFIALQIAAIEAGTLPKSSNCKH is encoded by the coding sequence ATGCTGGACAGACTGAACCCGGCTACCGAAGACAGGCCTGAATTCGTCGCCGAACGATGGATTGCCGCGCTCGATGCGGCGCTCGCCGACCGTTCTCGTGAAACCGTCGCCGGGCTGTTCGCGCCCGAGAGTCACTGGCGCAACATCTTCGGCATCTCCTGGCATTTCGCGACCTTCAGCGGGCAACAGAGCGTCGTTTCCGAGCTGCTCGCGCGCGCTGCGGCGGTCAACGCGCGCGGCTTTCGTCTCGACGACCGTGCCTTGATACCGCGGCGCGCGGTGGTGGCCGGACGTGAGGTGATCGAAGCCGTCTTCGCCTTCGAGACGTCGAACGGCCCCGGCACCGGCGCGCTCCGCCTGCTTCCCGGGGCCAATGGAAATTCCGCGGCGTGGACCTTCTCCTCCATGCTCGACTTCGACCGCATCTGTGATGCTCGCGCCGGGCAGGCCGCCGAACAATCTCACGCGCGCGATTTCGCCGCACCCGACTGGCTCGAGCAGCGGCAGGCCTCGCGCGCCTATGCGGACCGAGAGCCCGATGTCCTCATTGTCGGCGGCGGGCACGCCGGCATCGCGGCCGCGGTCGAGTGCAAGCGGATCGGGCTCGACGCCTTGATCGTCGATCGCGAGCGCCGCATCGGCGACAATTGGCGGCTGCGCTATCGCGGCCTCAAGCTGCACAACAAGACGCCCGTCAATCTGTTCCGCTACCTGCCGTTCCCGCTGAGCTTTCCGGACTACATTCCGAAGGATAAGATCGCGAACTGGCTGGAAAGCTATGTCGACATCATGGAGCTCGACTTCTGGACCGAGACCTCGTTCGAAGCCGCGCGTTATGACGAGGCGACACAACGCTGGACGGTAACGCTGCAACGGGGCGACGGTCCGCGCACGCTGCATCCGAAGCACATCGTGCTGGCGACCAGTGTCAGCGGCACGCCGAACATCCCGACCATCCCCGGCATCGAGCGCTTCGACGGCAAGGTGCTGCATTCCAGCCAGTTCGCCGCCGGGCGCGAATGGGCCGGGCGTTCGGTGGTCGTGTTCGGCACCGGCACCAGCGCACATGACATCTGCCAGGAGCTGCACGCCGCCGGCGCCGACGTCACCATGGTCCAGCGCAGCCCGACCATGGTGGTCAATGTCGAGCCGGCGCAGCTCTACGACAAGACCTATCTCGGCGACGGCCCGCCGATCGAGGTGCGCGACATTCTCAATTCCGGCGTGCCGCTGCCGGTGATGAAGATCGCGCACAAGATCATCACCGACGAGGTGAAGCGGCTCGATGTACCCCTGCTGTCGCGGCTGGAGCGCGCCGGCTTCCGGCTCGAATTCGGCGAGGACGGCACTGGCTGGCCCTTGAAATTCCGCTCTCGTGGCGGCGGCTATTATTTCAACGTCGGCTGCTCCGAGCTGATCGCCGACGGCAAGATCCGCCTGGTCCAGGCCGCCGACATTGCCGGCTTCACCGCAGACGGCCTTGCGCTCAACGACGGCACGTTGCTCGCCGCCGAGCTGCTGGTGCTCGCCACCGGCTACAAGGGTCCCGACCATCTGGTCGGAAAACTGTTCGGCGACGATGTCGCCGCGCGCGTCGGCCGGGTCTGGGGCTTCGACGAGGCGACGCAGGAGCTGCGCAACATGTGGACGCGTACCGGCCAGCCCGGCCTCTGGTTCACCGGCGGCGCGTTCTCGCAGGCCCGCATCTTCAGCCGCTTCATCGCGCTGCAGATCGCAGCGATCGAGGCCGGCACGCTTCCGAAATCATCCAACTGCAAGCACTGA